One window of Phycisphaeraceae bacterium genomic DNA carries:
- the secA gene encoding preprotein translocase subunit SecA: protein MAEQGIPVVGWILNKMIGTRNERFVKRYTNRVDEINALEPQMRKLTDQELRGKLAEFRSRFDKGESEDKLMVEVFATAREAMDRAVGIRNIFNPTSGFDASKLPPDARAMFDAVQAHIGTLTDAEPNGDFLGCTEPIAPWRYADIPVELYEAVRVLYPESRPPFRARPFDVQLIGSMVLCQGKIAEMRTGEGKTIVAPLACYMAAVEHSRVHVVTVNDYLVQRDRDWTFPFFWALGMTVGAIHPMHMQNEDEKRRMYRCDVTYGTTAEFGFDYLRDNMKRSVDQQVQRRRQFAIVDEVDSILIDEARTPLIISGQAHNDKPRYELADRLARHLLEKQKPWAEHDEKVKHLQMRAKGLEGDIRQARDKTKIPALQAQMKEANAEAARAEIERNKFTQYFEVMPERKQAFLTHDGVAEAQRVAGIGSFYVDENMDLPHLVEQAVRAHAVYQRDKDYVVIPQDDPYTGRPQPAVVIVDTNTGRPMVGRQWSDGLHQAVECKEKVNIKEETQTVATITIQNYFKMYKRLAGMTGTADTEAQEFNDIYKLDVVAIPTNRPVVRGDHNDLVFLPAKDKWNYITDEVKGFHDVGRPILVGTTSVEKSEMLGQMLMRKHAIPHEILNAKQHEREAHIVENAGQLGAVMIATNMAGRGTDIKLGKITREQLLDHWLRRGLAPRTLTTDASVEQLREAIFRKIAPQEIDIRKKDADEMPIAELELKLLRAWAARHTLESPKSIDKMDAPKLRALLDESGRFLLHNLRWFDSIEDMGGLHVIGTERHEARRIDNQLRGRSGRQGDKGSSRFFVSLEDDLMKMFAGETTMKLLSRMGMKEGESIEHSMLSKSIENAQRKVEERNFQIRKQVLEYDEVMEHQRQTFYGLRQRVLEGRDVKGLLLDWIRESVQDSAGEYLDPDYSAICLAEFASSTLGVTIDPKRFKAKEAHEIEEIMREEARADARQMIEITLGEYMPAEGSEIQMDFDASGLISWAKNRFGVEVSEAELHGADTGNRYVMTDRLHAAACAKIDAADLSGLEQYLQPGYGVQQLINWAKNKMTIDLKADEIEAAQRDPEHPPTELIMKKAEELYLQREIIYPVEMTMELGMIIARRSPTEAFEFIANWANQRLNAGWTPEQVRTMPPNKVFASLRDLSEKFVKSGKLEQEIESAQTIKSDDELDAYLKQRYNVDVGVTELMRYLEGEERSNAVRSRVENILRTELLQLERMLCLETLDSTWKDHLYAMDQLRDSIGFRAFSQLDPRTEYKREGSRMFRAMLRSIRERVTDMVFKAKLTPQAPPPPAPQVKPARVGPMPLISGPGFDDVGAGRGGGNVA, encoded by the coding sequence ATGGCAGAGCAAGGCATTCCGGTTGTCGGCTGGATATTGAACAAGATGATCGGTACGCGTAACGAGCGATTCGTCAAGCGCTACACCAACCGCGTCGACGAGATCAACGCGCTCGAACCTCAGATGAGAAAGCTCACGGATCAGGAACTCCGTGGAAAGCTTGCCGAATTCCGCTCGCGGTTCGACAAGGGCGAGTCGGAAGACAAACTGATGGTGGAAGTGTTCGCCACGGCGCGCGAGGCGATGGATCGCGCGGTCGGAATCCGAAATATCTTCAATCCGACCTCGGGATTTGACGCCTCGAAGCTGCCGCCGGACGCGCGGGCCATGTTCGACGCGGTGCAGGCTCACATCGGCACGCTGACGGATGCCGAGCCGAACGGCGATTTTCTTGGATGCACCGAGCCGATCGCGCCCTGGCGCTACGCCGATATCCCCGTCGAGTTGTACGAAGCGGTGCGGGTGCTCTACCCCGAAAGCCGTCCGCCTTTCCGCGCGCGGCCCTTCGATGTGCAGTTGATCGGTTCGATGGTGCTCTGCCAGGGCAAGATCGCGGAAATGCGCACGGGCGAAGGAAAGACGATCGTTGCCCCGCTGGCGTGCTACATGGCCGCGGTCGAGCACTCGCGCGTGCATGTCGTCACGGTCAATGACTACCTCGTGCAGCGCGACCGCGACTGGACATTCCCGTTCTTCTGGGCCCTGGGCATGACGGTCGGTGCGATCCATCCCATGCACATGCAGAACGAGGACGAGAAGCGCCGCATGTACCGCTGCGACGTGACGTACGGCACGACCGCCGAATTCGGCTTCGACTACCTGCGCGACAACATGAAGCGCAGCGTCGATCAGCAGGTGCAGCGCCGGCGCCAGTTCGCCATCGTCGACGAAGTGGACAGCATCCTCATCGACGAGGCGCGCACGCCGCTCATCATCTCCGGCCAGGCGCACAACGACAAGCCGCGCTACGAACTCGCCGACCGGCTTGCCCGCCACCTGCTCGAAAAGCAAAAGCCGTGGGCCGAGCACGACGAGAAGGTCAAGCACCTGCAGATGCGCGCCAAGGGTCTCGAGGGCGACATCCGCCAGGCACGCGACAAAACAAAGATTCCCGCGCTCCAGGCGCAGATGAAAGAAGCCAACGCGGAAGCGGCCCGCGCCGAAATCGAGCGGAACAAATTCACGCAGTATTTCGAGGTGATGCCCGAGCGCAAACAGGCGTTCCTGACGCACGATGGCGTGGCGGAAGCGCAGCGCGTCGCGGGGATCGGCTCGTTCTATGTGGATGAGAACATGGACTTACCGCACCTTGTCGAGCAGGCAGTGCGCGCGCACGCGGTCTATCAGCGCGACAAGGACTACGTGGTCATCCCGCAGGACGACCCGTACACCGGTCGGCCGCAGCCGGCGGTCGTCATCGTCGATACCAACACGGGCCGGCCGATGGTCGGGCGCCAGTGGTCGGACGGATTGCACCAGGCCGTCGAGTGCAAGGAAAAGGTCAACATCAAGGAAGAGACTCAGACCGTCGCGACGATCACGATCCAGAATTACTTCAAGATGTACAAGCGGCTCGCGGGCATGACAGGCACCGCCGACACGGAAGCCCAGGAATTCAACGACATTTACAAACTCGACGTTGTCGCGATCCCGACGAATCGGCCCGTGGTTCGGGGCGACCACAACGACCTCGTGTTCCTTCCCGCCAAGGACAAATGGAACTACATCACCGATGAAGTCAAAGGGTTCCACGATGTGGGAAGGCCGATCCTGGTCGGAACGACCAGCGTCGAGAAGAGCGAAATGCTCGGCCAGATGCTGATGCGCAAGCACGCGATCCCGCACGAGATTCTCAACGCCAAACAGCACGAGCGCGAGGCGCACATCGTCGAAAATGCCGGGCAGCTCGGCGCCGTGATGATCGCGACCAACATGGCAGGACGCGGCACCGACATCAAGCTCGGCAAGATCACTCGCGAACAGTTGCTCGATCACTGGCTGCGCCGGGGCCTTGCTCCGCGCACGCTGACGACCGATGCGAGCGTCGAGCAGCTGAGAGAGGCGATTTTCCGCAAGATCGCGCCTCAGGAAATCGACATCCGCAAGAAGGACGCGGACGAGATGCCGATCGCGGAATTGGAGTTGAAACTGCTGCGGGCGTGGGCGGCGCGGCACACGCTCGAGTCGCCGAAGTCGATCGACAAGATGGACGCTCCGAAACTGCGAGCGCTGCTCGATGAATCCGGACGGTTCCTGCTCCACAACCTGCGCTGGTTCGATTCCATCGAGGATATGGGCGGGCTGCACGTGATCGGAACGGAACGCCACGAGGCACGGCGAATCGACAACCAGCTCCGCGGACGTTCCGGACGCCAGGGCGACAAGGGATCGAGCCGCTTCTTCGTCAGCCTCGAAGACGATCTCATGAAGATGTTCGCCGGCGAGACGACCATGAAGCTCCTCAGCCGCATGGGCATGAAGGAAGGAGAGTCGATCGAGCACTCCATGTTGAGCAAGAGCATCGAGAACGCTCAGCGCAAGGTGGAAGAACGCAACTTCCAGATCCGCAAGCAGGTGCTCGAATACGACGAAGTGATGGAGCACCAGCGCCAGACGTTCTACGGCCTTCGCCAGCGCGTGCTCGAAGGACGCGACGTGAAGGGACTGCTGCTCGACTGGATACGTGAGAGCGTGCAGGATTCCGCAGGCGAGTATCTCGATCCGGACTACTCCGCGATCTGTCTCGCGGAATTTGCCAGCTCCACTCTCGGCGTCACGATCGATCCGAAGCGTTTCAAAGCCAAGGAAGCGCACGAGATTGAGGAAATCATGCGTGAAGAGGCGCGGGCAGACGCCCGCCAGATGATCGAGATCACTCTCGGCGAGTACATGCCGGCCGAGGGCTCGGAAATCCAGATGGATTTCGACGCGAGCGGCCTGATCAGCTGGGCGAAGAACCGTTTCGGCGTCGAAGTGAGCGAGGCGGAATTGCACGGAGCCGACACCGGCAATCGATACGTCATGACCGATCGACTGCACGCGGCGGCGTGCGCCAAGATCGATGCCGCGGACCTCAGCGGCCTCGAGCAGTATCTCCAGCCCGGGTACGGAGTCCAGCAACTCATCAACTGGGCGAAGAACAAGATGACGATCGACTTGAAGGCGGACGAGATCGAGGCCGCGCAGCGCGACCCGGAGCATCCGCCGACCGAGCTCATCATGAAGAAGGCCGAGGAGTTGTATCTCCAGCGCGAGATCATCTACCCCGTCGAGATGACGATGGAACTCGGCATGATCATCGCTCGGCGCAGCCCGACCGAGGCCTTCGAGTTCATCGCGAACTGGGCCAATCAGCGCCTGAACGCGGGGTGGACACCGGAACAGGTTCGCACCATGCCTCCCAACAAGGTCTTCGCATCGCTGCGCGACCTGAGCGAGAAATTCGTCAAGTCCGGCAAGCTCGAGCAGGAAATCGAATCGGCACAGACAATCAAAAGCGACGATGAACTCGACGCGTACTTGAAGCAGCGATACAACGTCGATGTCGGCGTCACCGAACTCATGCGCTACCTCGAAGGCGAAGAGCGCTCCAACGCCGTTCGCTCGCGCGTTGAGAACATCCTGCGCACGGAGCTTCTGCAACTCGAGCGAATGCTCTGTCTCGAGACCCTCGATTCGACTTGGAAAGATCACCTTTACGCGATGGATCAGTTGCGCGATTCGATAGGTTTCCGCGCTTTCAGCCAGCTCGATCCCCGCACGGAATACAAGCGGGAGGGCAGCCGCATGTTCCGCGCCATGCTCCGGAGCATCCGCGAACGCGTGACGGACATGGTCTTCAAGGCGAAGTTGACGCCCCAGGCGCCGCCTCCGCCCGCGCCGCAGGTCAAGCCGGCCCGGGTGGGGCCGATGCCCCTTATCAGCGGACCGGGCTTTGACGATGTCGGCGCCGGTCGCGGCGGCGGCAACGTCGCGTGA